In a single window of the Solanum stenotomum isolate F172 unplaced genomic scaffold, ASM1918654v1 scaffold16320, whole genome shotgun sequence genome:
- the LOC125850356 gene encoding uncharacterized protein LOC125850356: protein MDENDDFSISTSPPSLKQKLKNSLCFSCCFPHRRPPPPPPSSSDENPALIWVNNDEPSNLPKLKDKVLNVLNFVGTGSNRHKRHASTEFRYDPMSYSLNFEDDNEEIAPLRNFSSRLPPSPPVKSMPVREVAAAS from the coding sequence ATGGATGAAAACGATGATTTCTCCATATCTACTTCACCTCCATCTCTCAAGCAAAAGCTCAAAAACTCCCTCTGTTTCTCTTGTTGCTTCCCTCACCGCCGTCCTCCGCCGCCGCCGCCGTCATCGTCCGATGAGAATCCGGCGCTGATTTGGGTCAACAACGATGAACCTAGTAACCTTCCGAAATTGAAAGATAAGGTGTTAAACGTTCTGAATTTCGTCGGAACGGGATCGAATCGGCACAAAAGACACGCTTCTACTGAGTTCCGTTACGATCCGATGAGTTATTCGCTGAATTTTGAAGATGATAATGAAGAAATTGCTCCTTTGAGGAATTTCTCCTCTCGACTTCCTCCTTCGCCGCCGGTGAAATCCATGCCAGTGAGGGAAGTAGCTGCTGCAAGTTAA
- the LOC125850332 gene encoding putative glycerol-3-phosphate transporter 5: MMELKPLNSVPSIKPPPGHNLFPTLNPPEKTLTFHKFLVLFLTFIAYAAFHASRKPPSIVKSVLGPEIKAHNGTDSTIVATGWAPFEGASGPHRLGELDLAFLLAYSIGMYFAGHIGDNIDLRIFLTVGMLGSGALVIAFGLGYFLDVHWLGFFLIVQILCGLFQSIGWPCVVAVMGNWFGKAKRGLIMGVWNSNTSIGNIIGSLVASSVLSFGWGWSFVLPGLFILVVAALVYMFLVVSPDHVGLELASKEIEMNVEGVALVGSETGEVEEEGVVEPEMEGAGAIGFLQAWRLPGVAPFAFCLFFSKLVAYTFLYWLPFYLRQTVVAGVQLSHKNAGILSTVFDIGGVIGGVLAGVTSDIIEARGVTSIVFLLLSIPSLLFYRIYGSVSMFTNIALMLISGALVNGPYSLITTAVSADLGTQSLIKGNSRALATVSAIIDGTGSVGAALGPLLAGYISTRGWNSVFVMLVLSIFIASLFLIPIVKNEIKGKLNEGKWLWISAFKR, encoded by the exons ATGATGGAACTCAAGCCCCTTAATTCAGTTCCATCTATAAAGCCACCACCAGGTCACAATCTCTTCCCAACACTCAATCCACCAGAAAAGACTCTAACTTTCCACAAATTTTTGGTCCTTTTCCTTACTTTTATAGCATATGCAGCTTTTCATGCCTCTAGGAAACCACCTAGTATAGTAAAATCAGTTCTTGGCCCTGAGATCAAAGCTCATAATGGTACAGATAGCACCATTGTTGCAACTGGATGGGCCCCATTTGAAGGTGCTAGTGGGCCACATCGTTTAGGGGAGCTTGATCTTGCATTCTTGTTAGCATATTCAATTGGGATGTATTTTGCTGGACATATTggtgataatattgatttgaggATTTTTTTGACTGTTGGAATGTTGGGCAGTGGGGCTTTGGTGATTGCTTTTGGTTTAGGTTATTTTCTTGATGTGCATTGGCTTGGTTTTTTCTTAATTGTTCAGATTTTGTGTGGGCTTTTTCAGTCTATTGGGTGGCCTTGTGTTGTGGCTGTGATGGGAAATTGGTTTGGGAAGGCTAAGAGGGGTTTGATAATGGGAGTGTGGAATTCAAATACCTCTATTGGTAATATTATAGGTTCTCTAGTTGCCTCATCTGTGTTGAGTTTTGGTTGGGGTTGGTCTTTTGTATTGCCTGGCTTATTCATTTTGGTTGTGGCAGCTTTGGTTTACATGTTTCTTGTAGTGAGCCCTGATCACGTTGGTCTTGAATTGGCTTCGAAGGAGATTGAGATGAATGTGGAGGGAGTTGCATTAGTGGGCTCGGAGACGGGTGAAGTGGAAGAGGAGGGAGTTGTGGAACCCGAAATGGAGGGTGCTGGTGCAATCGGGTTCTTGCAAGCCTGGAGATTACCAGGAGTGGCACCGTTTGCGTTCTGCTTGTTTTTCTCCAAGCTAGTGGCTTACACATTTTTGTATTGGTTGCCCTTCTACTTAAGGCAAACAG TTGTTGCTGGTGTTCAGCTGTCTCACAAAAATGCTGGGATCCTTTCAACAGTTTTTGATATTGGAGGAGTCATTGGAGGGGTTTTGGCAGGAGTCACATCCGATATAATTGAAGCTCGTGGGGTTACTTCCATTGTGTTCTTGTTGTTATCAATACCTTCTCTTCTTTTCTATCGCATATATGGGAGTGTATCTATGTTTACGAACATTGCTTTGATGCTCATTTCTGGTGCACTTGTCAATGGTCCTTACTCCCTTATTACCACAGCAGTTTCAGCAGATCTTGGTACTCAGAGCCTGATAAAGGGGAACTCTCGTGCATTAGCTACGGTGAGTGCAATTATAGATGGTACTGGTTCAGTAGGGGCAGCTCTCGGGCCACTTTTAGCTGGATATATTTCAACAAGAGGATGGAACAGTGTGTTTGTTATGCTAGTTCTTTCAATATTCATTGCAAGCCTATTTTTAATCCCTATCGTGAAAAATGAGATTAAAGGTAAGCTGAACGAAGGGAAATGGCTTTGGATCAGCGCATTTAAAAGGTGA
- the LOC125850333 gene encoding probable protein phosphatase 2C 27, whose product MCVQDSEEVSEDMENLDISKTDCSEKIRSLQIESEFPNTHKEKFEKNSSSSYAVMRNSFPMESISEDTTIADRQHTLFNKFLPTLRSGEWSDIGGRRDMEDTHICIADMAKNFGHSISGEEAISFYGVFDGHGGTGAALFVRDCLPRIIVEDADFPLKLEKVVSKSFLETDAAFANSCSLDSALSSGTTALTAMIFGRSLLVANAGDCRAVLSRGGLAIEMSKDHRPCCVNERIRIESLGGFVDDGYLNGQLGVTRALGNWHIKGLKEVDKGGPLSAEPELKLLTLTKEDEFLIIGSDGIWDVFRNQNAVDYARRRLQEHNNVKLCCKEIVDEAKKRGAIDNLTVVMVCFHSEPPPPVVFQRSRIRKCISAEGLQNLKSLLEG is encoded by the exons ATGTGTGTGCAAGATTCAGAGGAAGTGAGTGAGGATATGGAGAATTTGGACATTTCCAAGACTGATTGCAGTGAAAAGATCAGATCTTTACAAATAGAAAGTGAATTCCCAAATACCCATAaagagaaatttgaaaaaaactCATCTTCTAGCTATGCTGTGATGAGAAATTCATTCCCA ATGGAAAGTATATCTGAGGATACGACTATTGCAGACCGTCAGCATACACTCTTCAATAAATTCCTCCCAACTCTTAGGTCCGGAGAGTGGTCTGATATTGGAGGCCGTCGTGATATGGAAGATACTCACATCTGTATTGCAGACATGGCTAAGAACTTTGGTCATAGTATTAGTGGTGAGGAAGCTATCTCCTTCTATGGA GTTTTTGATGGACATGGTGGAACGGGAGCAGCACTATTTGTACGCGACTGCTTACCAAGAATCATCGTAGAGGATGCAGATTTCCCTTTGAAGCTCGAAAAAGTGGTCAGTAAATCTTTTTTGGAGACCGATGCTGCTTTTGCCAATTCATGCTCCCTCGATTCTGCCTTGTCCTCAGGCACAACTGCACTCACTGCTATGATATTTGGAAG ATCATTACTCGTGGCAAATGCTGGTGACTGTCGAGCTGTTCTCTCTCGAGGTGGATTGGCTATAGAAATGTCAAAGGATCACAGACCTTGTTGTGTCAATGAAAGAATACGTATTGAGTCCTTGGGTGGATTTGTCGATGATGGCTATTTGAATGGACAGTTGGGCGTGACCCGAGCACTGGGTAACTGGCACATCAAGGGCCTGAAGGAAGTTGATAAAGGTGGTCCATTGAGTGCTGAACCTGAACTAAAACTGCTTACACTGACTAAGGAGGACGAGTTCCTGATCATCGGCAGTGATGGAATTTGGGATGTTTTCAGAAACCAAAATGCAGTGGATTATGCCCGGAGGAGACTGCAAGAACACAACAATGTGAAATTATGCTGCAAGGAAATAGTAGACGAGGCCAAAAAACGCGGTGCCATAGACAACTTAACGGTAGTCATGGTATGCTTTCATTCCGAGCCACCACCACCTGTCGTATTCCAAAGATCAAGAATCAGGAAGTGTATCTCTGCCGAGGGACTTCAGAATCTGAAATCTTTGCTCGAAGGGTAG